The following are encoded together in the Malaya genurostris strain Urasoe2022 chromosome 3, Malgen_1.1, whole genome shotgun sequence genome:
- the LOC131438991 gene encoding probable lysine-specific demethylase 4A — MSVPRIMVFRPTWDEFQDFPGYINYMESKGAHKAGLVKVIPPPEWIPRKQGYDLKNINVTIRTPISQVVSGMQGLYQQLNIQKRSMTVQEFYSKTRQERHATPKHFDYEDLEKKFWKNVTYVAPIYGADVPGSLTDADVKVWNINSLGTILDYVNADYNISIAGVNTAYLYFGMWKTTFAWHTEDMDLYSINFLHFGAPKTWYAIPPEHGKKLEKLAERFFPANYQECKAFLRHKMTLISTQVLKQNGIPFNKITQEPGEIMITFPYGYHAGFNHGFNCAESTNFATERWIEYGKRASVCNCRPDMVKISMETFVRRFQSDRYDRWLKGVDYGYHPEDPNNYCPAPKPRSLPKNYKKMQDQIEEQKRGCAPIKVDKKKIPKKSEKTKDKLKSIWSRLEGREGGIATNLLLDGPVKNTNRIRFQTRTIQLLDD, encoded by the exons ATGTCTGTGCCTAGGATTATGGTCTTCCGACCAACCTGGGATGAGTTTCAAGATTTTCCTGGTTACATAAACTATATGGAATCGAAGGGAGCCCATAAAGCGGGTTTAGTGAAG GTGATACCTCCTCCAGAGTGGATACCTCGAAAGCAAGGATATGATTTAAAAAACATAAATGTTACTATTCGGACACCGATTTCGCAGGTGGTGTCTGGTATGCAGGGACTGTATCAGCAACTCAATATCCAGAAACGCTCCATGACAGTGCAAGAGTTCTACAGTAAAACTCGTCAGGAACGACATGCCACACCGAAGCATTTTGATTACGAAGATTTAGAGAAAAAGTTCTGGAAGAATGTCACATACGTGGCACCGATATATGGTGCGGATGTACCCGGTAGTCTGACTGATGCAGATGTGAAGGTTTGGAATATTAACTCTCTTGGAACAATCCTGGATTATGTCAATGCAGATTACAACATATCAATAGCCGGTGTAAATACGGCTTATCTTTATTTCGGTATGTGGAAGACCACTTTTGCATGGCATACGGAAGATATGGATTTGTACTCCATTAATTTCTTGCATTTCGGGGCACCTAAGACCTGGTATGCGATTCCACCGGAGCACGGAAAGAAGCTTGAAAAACTTGCCGAACGGTTCTTTCCTGCTAATTATCAAGAATGTAAAGCTTTCCTGCGACACAAAATGACTTTAATTAGTACACAGGTTCTGAAGCAAAATGGTATTCCATTTAACAAAATTACCCAGGAACCGGGCGAGATCATGATCACTTTTCCATACGGGTATCATGCTGGCTTCAATCATGGATTCAACTGCGCAGAATCCACAAACTTTGCCACGGAACGATGGATCGAGTATGGAAAGCGTGCTTCGGTATGCAACTGTCGACCTGATATGGTAAAAATATCAATGGAGACTTTTGTAAGAAGATTCCAATCGGATCGGTACGACCGGTGGCTCAAAGGGGTGGACTACGGCTATCATCCGGAGGACCCAAACAACTACTGTCCTGCTCCAAAACCAAGATCTCTACCTAAAAACTATAAGAA AATGCAAGACCAGATAGAGGAACAAAAGCGTGGTTGTGCCCCAATAAAAGTGGACAAAAA aaaaattccCAAGAAGTCAGAAAAAACTAAAGACAAGTTGAAATCCATCTGGAGCCGTTTGGAAGGTCGAGAGGGAGGTATAGCGACTAATCTGCTGCTTGATGGACCGGTCAAGAACACCAACCGAATTCGTTTTCAGACACGTACCATTCAATTGCTGGATGATTGA
- the LOC131438994 gene encoding uncharacterized protein LOC131438994 yields MITHWNVLLVMGLLMFSPALGRQEPYLSDLSSKVEIPGEELYSEMVDEVQKLHNQEINYLQYLGAMAIRQQREEELLRRQQQTVQQKQKQLQQAEVGDDSVTSILEELPDDSPVKSLNRLNRLQTVPKTVPYQKAKDEKKSNHYMSLCHFKLCNMGRKRNTRFLHFWN; encoded by the exons ATGATAACCCACTGGAATGTGCTTCTTGTCATGGGTCTGCTGATGTTTAGCCCTGCACTGGGCCGCCAAGAGCCGTACCTATCCGACCTGAGCTCGAAGGTGGAAATTCCCGGCGAAGAACTGTACAGTGAAATGGTGGACGAGGTACAAAAGCTGCACAATCAGGAAATCAACTACCTGCAGTATCTGGGAGCAATGGCTATCCGGCAGCAACGTGAAGAAGAACTGCTCCGACGGCAACAGCAAACTGTCCAGCAAAAACAGAAACAACTACAGCAAGCTGAAGTGGGAGACGATTCGGTGACTTCCATCCTGGAAGAACTGCCGGACGACAGTCCCGTAAAGTCGTTGAATCGGTTGAATCGGCTTCAAACAGTTCCGAAAACGGTTCCTTATCAGAAAGCCAAGGACGAGAAGAAAAGTAACCAct ATATGTCCTTGTGTCACTTCAAACTATGCAACATGGGACGGAAACGCAACACTCGATTCCTGCATTT CTGGAACTAA